Proteins encoded by one window of Winogradskyella sp. PG-2:
- the rpsL gene encoding 30S ribosomal protein S12: MPTISQLVRKGRAKITKKSKSAALDSCPQRRGVCTRVYTTTPKKPNSAMRKVARVRLTNGNEVNAYIGGEGHNLQEHSIVLVRGGRVKDLPGVRYHIVRGALDTAGVAGRTQRRSKYGAKRPKK; encoded by the coding sequence ATGCCAACAATTTCACAATTAGTACGAAAAGGAAGAGCCAAAATAACCAAGAAGAGTAAATCGGCTGCTTTAGATTCGTGTCCTCAGAGACGTGGTGTATGTACTCGTGTTTATACAACGACACCTAAAAAACCTAACTCAGCAATGCGTAAGGTAGCAAGGGTTCGTTTAACAAACGGAAACGAGGTAAATGCATACATTGGTGGTGAGGGTCACAATTTACAAGAGCACTCGATAGTATTGGTTAGAGGTGGAAGGGTAAAAGATTTGCCAGGTGTTAGATATCACATCGTTCGTGGTGCATTAGATACAGCAGGTGTTGCTGGTCGCACACAACGTAGATCTAAGTATGGTGCAAAACGCCCTAAAAAGTAA
- the fusA gene encoding elongation factor G has translation MARDLKFTRNIGIAAHIDAGKTTTTERILYYTGVSHKIGEVHDGAATMDWMEQEQERGITITSAATTCTWEFPIENGKPTEGTKGYHFNIIDTPGHVDFTVEVNRSLRVLDGLVFLFSAVDGVEPQSETNWRLADNYKVPRIGFVNKMDRQGSNFLGVCQQVKDMLKSNAVPIVLNIGDEIDFKGIIDLVKNRAIVWHDETQGATFDVVEIPEELKEEARKYRALLIEEVASYDENLLEKFMEDEDSITEEEVHAALRAAVMDMAIIPMICGSAFKNKGVQFLLDAVCRYLPSPVDKEGIVGVNPDTEQEEIRKPDVKEPFAALAFKIATDPFVGRLAFFRAYSGRLDAGSYVLNNRSGKKERISRIYQMHANKQNAIDFIEAGDIGAAVGFKSIKTGDTLTAEKHPIVLESMDFPDPVIGIAVEPKTKADVDRLGMGLAKLAEEDPTFTVRSDEASGQTIISGMGELHLDVIVDRLKREFKVEVNQGQPQVEYKEAITASADHREVYKKQSGGRGKFADIVFTIEPADEGQVGLQFESIIKGGNVPKEFIPSIEKGFKMAMINGPLAGFEVDAMKITLRDGSYHDVDSDQLSFELAAKLGFKNVAKAAKAVIMEPIMKLEVITPEENMGDIVGDLNRRRGQVSDMGDRAGAKTVKATVPLSEMFGYVTTLRTLSSGRATSTMEFSHYAETPKNISEEVIAAAKGVES, from the coding sequence ATGGCAAGAGATTTAAAATTCACAAGAAATATAGGTATTGCTGCTCACATTGATGCAGGAAAAACCACTACTACAGAACGTATTCTTTATTATACAGGTGTTTCTCACAAAATTGGTGAAGTACATGATGGTGCTGCAACAATGGATTGGATGGAGCAAGAGCAAGAAAGAGGTATTACAATTACTTCTGCTGCTACAACTTGTACATGGGAGTTTCCAATTGAAAATGGAAAACCAACTGAAGGTACTAAAGGATATCACTTTAATATTATTGATACTCCTGGTCACGTTGATTTTACCGTTGAGGTAAATCGTTCATTACGTGTGCTAGATGGTTTAGTATTCTTATTTAGTGCAGTTGATGGTGTTGAGCCACAATCTGAAACTAACTGGAGACTAGCTGACAATTATAAAGTACCTAGAATTGGTTTCGTTAATAAAATGGACCGTCAAGGATCTAACTTTTTAGGTGTTTGTCAACAAGTAAAAGATATGTTAAAGTCTAATGCAGTGCCAATTGTTTTAAACATTGGTGATGAGATAGATTTTAAAGGTATTATAGATTTAGTTAAGAATAGAGCTATTGTATGGCATGATGAAACTCAAGGGGCAACTTTTGATGTTGTTGAAATTCCAGAAGAGCTTAAAGAAGAAGCTAGAAAGTATAGAGCTTTATTAATAGAAGAAGTAGCTAGCTACGATGAGAACTTACTAGAGAAGTTCATGGAAGATGAAGATTCTATTACAGAAGAAGAAGTGCATGCTGCACTTAGAGCTGCTGTAATGGATATGGCAATCATTCCTATGATTTGTGGTTCTGCTTTTAAAAATAAAGGTGTACAATTTTTATTAGATGCTGTATGTCGTTATTTACCTTCTCCAGTAGATAAGGAAGGTATCGTAGGTGTTAATCCAGATACAGAACAAGAAGAAATTCGTAAGCCAGATGTAAAGGAGCCTTTCGCTGCTTTAGCATTTAAGATTGCTACTGATCCTTTCGTAGGGCGTTTAGCATTCTTTAGAGCTTATTCTGGTCGTTTAGATGCAGGTTCGTACGTGTTGAATAATCGTTCTGGTAAAAAAGAACGTATTTCTCGTATTTACCAAATGCATGCTAATAAGCAAAATGCAATTGATTTTATCGAAGCTGGTGATATTGGTGCTGCTGTTGGATTTAAATCTATTAAAACAGGAGATACATTAACAGCAGAAAAGCATCCTATAGTTTTAGAATCTATGGACTTCCCTGATCCAGTAATTGGTATTGCGGTTGAACCTAAGACTAAAGCAGATGTTGATAGATTAGGAATGGGCTTAGCTAAATTAGCTGAAGAAGATCCTACATTTACTGTACGTTCAGACGAAGCTTCAGGCCAGACTATTATATCTGGTATGGGTGAGTTACACTTAGATGTAATTGTTGATCGTCTTAAAAGAGAATTTAAAGTTGAGGTTAACCAAGGTCAACCACAAGTTGAATATAAAGAAGCAATAACAGCTTCAGCAGATCATAGAGAAGTTTATAAAAAGCAATCTGGTGGTCGTGGTAAATTTGCAGATATAGTATTTACTATTGAGCCTGCTGATGAAGGTCAAGTAGGACTTCAATTTGAGTCTATTATTAAAGGTGGTAATGTTCCTAAGGAATTTATCCCTTCAATAGAAAAAGGATTTAAAATGGCGATGATAAATGGACCACTTGCTGGTTTCGAAGTTGACGCTATGAAAATTACTTTGAGAGACGGTTCTTATCACGATGTAGATTCTGATCAATTATCTTTCGAATTAGCAGCTAAATTAGGTTTTAAGAATGTTGCAAAAGCAGCTAAAGCCGTAATTATGGAGCCTATTATGAAACTTGAGGTTATTACACCTGAGGAAAACATGGGTGATATTGTTGGTGATTTAAACAGAAGAAGAGGTCAGGTAAGTGATATGGGAGATAGAGCTGGTGCAAAAACTGTAAAAGCTACTGTTCCATTATCTGAAATGTTTGGATATGTTACAACATTAAGAACGTTATCTTCAGGTAGAGCAACATCAACAATGGAATTTTCTCACTATGCTGAAACTCCTAAGAATATTTCTGAGGAAGTAATTGCAGCAGCTAAAGGAGTTGAATCGTAA
- the rpsJ gene encoding 30S ribosomal protein S10 → MSQKIRIKLKSYDHNLVDKSADKIVKTVKSTGAVVTGPIPLPTHKKIFTVLRSPHVNKKSREQFQLSSYKRLLDIYSSSSKTIDALMKLELPSGVEVEIKV, encoded by the coding sequence ATGAGTCAAAAAATCAGAATAAAATTAAAATCTTACGATCACAACTTAGTAGACAAGTCTGCTGACAAGATTGTAAAAACAGTGAAAAGTACAGGTGCTGTGGTAACGGGTCCAATTCCATTACCTACTCACAAGAAGATATTTACTGTATTACGTTCACCACACGTAAACAAGAAGTCGAGAGAACAATTTCAATTAAGCTCATACAAGAGATTATTGGATATTTATTCTTCATCTTCTAAGACTATTGATGCTTTAATGAAACTTGAATTACCAAGTGGCGTTGAAGTTGAGATTAAGGTGTAA
- the rpsG gene encoding 30S ribosomal protein S7 translates to MRKRAAKKRPLLPDPKFNDQLVTRFVNMMMWDGKKSVAFKVFYDAIDIVEEKKNDEEKTALEVWKDALSNVMPHVEVRSRRVGGATFQIPMQIRPDRKVSTAMKWLISYSRKRNEKSMAQRLASEVLAAAKEEGAAVKKRVDTHKMAEANKAFSHFRF, encoded by the coding sequence ATGAGAAAAAGAGCAGCAAAAAAAAGACCACTTTTACCAGACCCAAAATTTAATGATCAGTTAGTAACACGTTTTGTTAACATGATGATGTGGGATGGTAAGAAGTCTGTAGCTTTTAAAGTATTCTATGATGCAATTGATATTGTTGAAGAGAAAAAGAATGACGAAGAAAAAACAGCGTTAGAAGTATGGAAAGATGCTCTATCTAATGTGATGCCTCACGTAGAAGTGCGAAGTCGTCGTGTTGGTGGTGCAACATTTCAAATACCAATGCAAATTCGTCCAGATCGTAAAGTTTCTACTGCGATGAAATGGTTAATTAGCTATTCTCGTAAAAGAAATGAAAAATCTATGGCACAGCGTTTAGCTTCAGAAGTATTAGCTGCTGCTAAAGAAGAAGGTGCAGCTGTTAAGAAAAGAGTTGATACTCACAAAATGGCCGAAGCAAACAAAGCATTCTCTCACTTTAGATTTTAA
- a CDS encoding BamA/TamA family outer membrane protein — MIFTNQITGQSISLKVEGESESKTKIADSIGYSKLFDNYINLEIELKTVKKKLVRLGYIDTSIESIIKQNDTLFKAQLNLGHKINTIRIIYDSSFNIELLNFINHIKGDDFFDLDITQLEISLNELNSKIAEQGDPFSTIQLVNISKTNPNLISANLKIVFNQKRRIDKIIIKGYEKFPQSYIKRFLKLRTGKSFNLNGIKEKVESLEDLRFANQIKDPEVLFTKDSTTLYLYIEKTRTNNFDGFLGFGTNEATNKIEFDGYLDLRLINNLNFGETLNLFYKSDEIDQQTIKVDADLPYLFGSPLGLQVGLNIFRKDSTFSNAKQYAKINYQINAQHRIGIGINSTSSTNLLENDTANLDDYKSDYYTLNYNYTKAQFYDPLFPINFQFDLSAGFGDRKNDINNLKQSVLNINTYKIFKLNPKNSIYTRLNGAILTSDNYLDNELFRFGGINSIRGFEENSLVANLYGVINTEYRYRLSNSIFVHSVIDAAYFENQLNDQKEKLFGFGFGLGLLTNSGLFRLNYSSGKTENRQFKLSNSKVHVSLTATF, encoded by the coding sequence TTGATTTTTACAAATCAGATTACTGGGCAATCTATAAGCCTAAAAGTTGAAGGTGAAAGTGAATCAAAAACTAAAATCGCTGATTCTATTGGTTATTCAAAGCTATTTGATAATTATATAAATCTTGAAATTGAATTAAAAACTGTGAAAAAAAAACTTGTAAGACTTGGCTATATTGACACTAGTATTGAAAGTATTATAAAACAAAATGACACCTTATTTAAAGCCCAATTAAATTTGGGTCATAAAATCAATACGATACGTATTATATATGATTCTAGTTTCAATATTGAATTACTAAATTTTATTAATCATATTAAAGGTGATGATTTCTTTGATTTAGATATCACTCAACTAGAAATTTCTTTAAACGAATTGAATTCAAAAATTGCTGAACAAGGTGACCCTTTTTCAACCATACAATTAGTTAATATTTCTAAGACGAATCCCAATTTAATTTCAGCTAATCTCAAAATTGTTTTCAACCAAAAAAGACGTATTGACAAAATTATTATAAAAGGTTATGAAAAGTTTCCGCAGTCTTATATAAAAAGGTTTCTGAAATTGAGAACTGGGAAATCCTTTAATCTAAATGGGATTAAAGAAAAAGTTGAATCCTTAGAAGATTTACGTTTTGCAAATCAGATTAAAGACCCTGAAGTTCTATTTACAAAAGACTCTACTACACTTTATTTATATATAGAAAAAACCAGAACCAATAATTTTGATGGCTTCTTAGGTTTTGGAACTAATGAAGCAACTAATAAAATTGAGTTTGACGGTTATCTAGATTTAAGACTTATTAATAACCTAAACTTTGGTGAAACACTTAACTTATTCTATAAAAGTGATGAGATTGATCAGCAGACCATTAAAGTTGATGCAGATTTACCTTATTTATTTGGTTCACCATTGGGATTACAAGTTGGCTTAAATATCTTTAGAAAAGATTCAACATTCTCAAATGCTAAACAGTATGCGAAAATCAATTATCAGATCAATGCCCAACACAGAATTGGAATTGGTATTAACTCAACTAGTTCAACAAATCTTTTAGAGAATGACACTGCTAATTTAGATGATTACAAATCTGACTATTATACACTAAATTACAACTATACAAAGGCACAATTTTACGACCCATTATTCCCCATAAACTTTCAATTTGATTTATCTGCTGGTTTTGGAGACAGAAAAAATGACATTAATAACCTAAAACAAAGTGTCCTTAATATTAATACCTACAAGATTTTTAAGCTTAACCCAAAAAATAGCATTTATACCAGATTGAATGGAGCTATTTTAACTTCAGACAACTATTTAGACAACGAACTCTTTCGTTTTGGAGGCATAAATTCAATTCGAGGCTTTGAAGAAAATAGTCTGGTTGCCAACCTTTATGGAGTCATTAACACCGAATATCGCTATCGACTTAGTAATAGTATATTTGTACATTCTGTAATTGATGCTGCTTACTTTGAAAACCAACTCAATGACCAGAAAGAGAAATTATTTGGTTTCGGATTTGGCTTAGGACTACTTACAAATTCTGGTTTGTTTAGATTAAACTATTCTAGCGGAAAAACAGAAAATCGTCAATTTAAATTATCCAACTCAAAAGTTCATGTGAGTTTAACTGCTACTTTTTAG